The segment CAGTatgtttttagggtttttaaaCCCTTATTTTCTCCCTCTGATTAACCAACAACTTTGGGTGATTATGGTCCCAATCAATTTAATTACCTTAACAGTGGCTTCTTTTGATTCGTAGAAGgaattgaaaaaattcatGGTGGAAGACAATCACCAGAGTTGCTGAATGAGAACAGGAAAGAACAGATGCCTGTGCTAACATTTGCAAGGTAGAAGAAATGGTCGGTTCAGACCATAATCAATCTTCCATAGAGGTCAGTAGTAATTCAAAAACTCCGCTAGTATTCATTTTTTAGGATGAATTATGATGGAATGGACTAAAACTGACCTTTGAAAGGATGATGGATGATTAAAGTATATGTACGTATACTCATTTTGATACAAATGATGAGCATGATAGATGATTTAGTTACTTAACTTACTATGCCCTATCTATGATCTATGATATGATAGCAACTTACTATGCCCTATTTATGatctatgatatgatataagaCGATATGATTATGCTACTATGCACCGTTAGGGATGAGAAAAGAGCAAGGGTTTCacatttttatccttttatgATGAAGAGCAGGTATAAATAGAGTCGCACCCCAACATGCTTTGTGCATATGTTGTGTGTGGGAtgtctcattttcatttccattctAATTATTTCGTTACATTattattcatataaaaaaaaaacaacataaaaattaaaattaattgcgTACGATTCAATCAGAGAGGGTTGTGGAATAATGAAAGCAATGAGTCGCTGTCTTCACGAGCAAAATGTTattccttcttcttcgtttGAGTCGTTGACCATCATCCCATTCATGCCTGCATATTTTCTGCATCTCCCATTCACACATCCATGGCGGCCCCCCCCAGAttccttttctatttctttagCTTCTCAATTCAAGctttgtaaaatatatatccatACAATTAAAACTCATAAAACAACGTCAAAGGGAGGGAGAGAGGCGTATACATCGAGCTACGAAATTAAACCCCATTTGCCTTTGCTCACCAAATTAATCCAAAGAGAAAGAATCAATGATTATGTCAGAATTAACCCAAACAcagtttgatttttaaaaaattgtggtTCGTTCTTTTATGGGAAGCCATTACTGTCCTCGGAACGATCGAAATGAACAAGACGACTGCTGCTGCATTTGGGGCAATCTTCGACCTGTTTCGGCACCATGAAGTACATGAAGCATCTCTTGCATCCGGCAACCACTAGCACGTCCTCCTCCTTTCCCGGCGGGTATTGCTGCCTACTAGCACCGTACGAAGACGAAGAACACGACTCCTCGCTGCCGTCGTCCGACGAGCTCTCATCCGCATCGTTGTCGTCGTCATCTTCCGAGTATAAATCTCGGCTGTGTGCTTCCGCTGTCCTCGGATCTTCCGTTACTCTCATTCCGGTCCGGCAATTTCTATAGTAGACTTCCCCAGTCTAGAGAGTCAAACGGAATAGAATGGAAAAGTTAATTTAGTGTTCCCGaggagaaaatgaaacaaaagaaacaaaagaaagaaagaaagaaaggcaAGGGAATCCGAAATCCAGAAAGCTTTTTCTGAGGTCGTACGAAAAGAAAACTGAAAATGGCGGACGATAAAAGGAagtaagaaattaattaattctagGGTTTGGAATCCGAATCCTGGGAAGGGCGGATGGAGTCCGTatgggagggagagagaattTAGAAAGCAAGGCATTAATCATAAAGACAAATTTATGGATTCAGAAACGCATTAATTAAAGATCGAAACGAAAGCTCCCTCTCGAACACACAATCATcagaaaattaaacaaaagtaCAAGACAACAGANaaaaaaaaaaaaaaaaaaaaaaaaaaaaaaaaaaaccttataatactagatgttttttaaaatttttgtgggaaatgatcaggcttagtaatttagaatagtatgtcgaagaaacatagggcataaaacagtaatagagggcgtaaaatcgaaaacgaAAGGCGGTAATGGTGATCCTGACCTTCAAATCGAGGCATTGTTCCCAGAAAGGAGGGAGGGAGATGTGAGAGTTGAGCTCCAAGGTTGTGTCGAAGCGATGATGTTGattaagagaaagatgacGTTGGTCggcggaagaagaagaagacgacgaccTACGAACACCGGCCGAGGGGGGAGCTGAGACCAGACGGTGGTTGAGGGAGAAGGTACGGAAAGACTGCTCGAGGGAATCAGTAACCGCCGCCATATCGGNAGCGGCGGCGGGGAAGGAGGGGAGGGGCGGAAACAGGCGGCGTaaggggaggaggaggaggaggaggaggaggaggaagaagaagaaaaagaagaagaaaaagaagaagagatgagATGGAAGGAAGAATGAGAATACGGAAAAGTGTATTATCGTCGTGGGatgataaaaatatgaaattattgtttatttatttatttatttagtaaaagaaaagaaagaaacggGGGGAAGGCGCGCGTGGGAGTTGTTGAGAATATCTCAGGTGGGACCCATATATTCGGAACTGTAGAAACAGAAGTGGTGCCAGGTGTGagtgaagagaagaaattggAGCAGCCTCACGCGCGCCTCAAACGGAGcgtttaatttgttttcttttggattttggGGCGAGTGATCCGCTCCTTacccaaaccaaaccaacGCTGGagtttaattcaaataatttatatttatttatttagcattaaaaaaaaaaaaaaaaaaaaaaaagaaaagaaaagaaaagaagaagggcAAAAGAGGAATTTGAGCAGGAAGGGGGGGAGGGAATCTTtattaattaggttaaaataaaataaaatttgatgtttCTGAAAAGTTACGTACCAAAGTGTTTCTGACACCACGAGCTTCTCCCTGTTTCTGCACAAATATTCCCTGTGGGCTTCTGCCATCCGCCCAGCCCCCACCCCATCCAAaccctcttctctctctctctctctctctctctctctcttccgaTCCCaccatttcaaaacaaaaacaaaacgaTAATTGTGGCCTACCCAAACTAAATTCCCAAAATCTCCATAATACCCTTATACACATCCTTATGGATTCTAAAACCTGCATTCCGACTATATTATATGTCTAAACACTTCGTGAAGATACGTAGATAGGAGTATCTCATACCATGAGCTTGTATAGAACTAAATCATGAATTACTTAATCTATccttataaatttgttaattgaaaatattaatatttcacgtGATGATCTTTACAACTCCATCCTCATATTGAGtgaacaaatataatatttatgagATGGAGGTAATTCATTCTCAATACAGAGAACGTAGGTGAGTAGTTTACTTCAGTGTTGATTTCAAAGCTTAAATAATGAGGTTCCACCCTTTGATTGGTGTGAGAGTGACTTAGTTTTTAATTGGATCACTAATAAACTAATTGGATCATAAACTAATAgtttattagaaaataaagtGGACGAGAAAATATTAGCACTATTCGCTTAGACTGGACTAGTTGGTCCACCTGGACCAATCTCCCTTATCCTCCATCCACACATGTCAAATGAATTATGCATTCTTCTCTCGTTCTTAACTCACTCCATAGTTGTTGTTTTAAAACGTCAATATTTCACAAACATCAAAACTTTGAATAGTTATCTAATTCTCATACAATTTGGATCATTCATTGCCTACTCTGAAccaatattgaaatttaattacaacTATAAAGTAGtgcataaatataaaaaactaaaaatgagTGTTTAGGTGGAAATATTGTATTTTGCTACTGTTTTCcgaaataaattcaaaataattagttgattgaatgttccattaaaaaatactttacgTGGGCTTACGTGTGGGCCCAACCTAAACTAATGACAGCTAataattcatttcttcttcctttattatttttttattttttatttttaagaatatttttacgAGAAATTTCGACCCTTTTGCTTCCATCCTAATTCTGCCGTTTCTCGTTTGTTCTCCttcaacaatttcattgacTTCCATTCCAACAACTTTCAGAATCGCCGGCCGAGCAGCACAGAGAAAAAGCTTAGGGAAAATGTCGAAGAACGATGAGCCGGTCGTCGGAATTCCATTCTATGTTGGTAATAACGCTTATCAGGCTGGACAGATCCCTCCGAACGCCATTTTTGGCCATCCCCAGGGAGTTCCTATCCACCAAACCATGTACCGCGACACTCCTGCTCCTTACTGCTGTGTTTATTGTGGAAATTCCGGTCTCACCTCCATCAGGTTCCTTTTCTACCTTCTCTCTGTCTCTGCGTctaggttttttttaaaaaatttttaattttttttttaaatttttgtctcCTTTCTTTGATCTATTTGAAATTCTGTGTCTAATTAGTCCGGTAGTtgtctttttctgttttaacCGATGATTATCCCATTGTTTGTTTTACTTGAACCGTGAATTCAGGAACGGTTTTGGgcattgaaattttttacttcGTTTATTGGAACTTGTATTTGATTGATCAACGGGCCTTCCCCATTTTTGTCTTTCacctaattttcttctttaggaTTAGAATCACTTGTCGCTATTGAATTTTGTGGGTCGTGAAACTTTGCTTACATCATAAGGCAGGAACTGTCTGGTTGTTCCTGCTATGCTCTAACAATTAACTGAAATGATTTGAGTGACTTTTACCCTATATACTCAAAATGTCTTTGAAATAGTTGTTGCTTGGGTGTTTAAGTACACTTCTTCGTTTACATTGGTTTCAAAATCGTCTGACGCCCAACTTTACTGTTGTCCAATAATGTTTTACCAGGTTGTGGTCGTTTTGAGGGATTGCTGTTTGTGTTTGATTTCTTACATAAAACTAATTGGATCAAGGGCAGTTactttgttttcaaatttgtataaaCACTCAGTCAGGGCGCAGGTGCAAGGTGGTACAAACTCAGGGGCTCGCAAATGGTTTACACCATACAAAGTTTTGTTTGGctttaaatcattttcatttttagaaacATTCAAATTGCATACTTTTACATAAGATGCTCCCTTCTTTAAAATAGCATTATTGTTAGTGGGGACACTTGAAATTTTACCATTCAGAACTTATCAATCAATCTAATTTCTTGGTGTGCGTTAAAAATTAATGCTCTGTTCATTCTTTCTTCAACGGCAACaatgaaaattacaataatagcATAAATCAAATAGGTTATCATGTTACAATTTCAGTTTTTAATGAGATTAGCCTAAACAAATATAAGACCAAATGTTGGGATTGTATATACACTGACAAAAATGTTGGTACTCGTATGTTCAAGACTTGCTGTAGCAGAGAACCAATATGATTTATCATGGTTAGGCAGCAAAATTTTGTGTATAATTATCTGGACATAGTAGATATAGGAGGGGAGAGAGGTGGATGTCGTATATTTATGTTAACAGTCAAATAATTATGCCTCTTCATATGGTTGTGATGCTTTCATGATCTCTGCAGATCGAAGATAAGTTTAGCTGCTGTCGTTGGTTGTATGATGCCATTTATGTTGGGAGTATGCTTTCTTTGTCCTTCAATGGATTGCCTTTGGCATAAGTATCACTATTGTCCCAGCTGCAAGGAAAAGGTATGACTATTTCCTgtcatttttaattctttcagTTGCTTCTTCTCATCTGCATATTGGTTATTTGAGACTTTGCTCTATTATGGATAATTGGAGTAATTAATGATACTATCATATTTCCTTAGGTTGGTGATTTTGAGAAATCGGATGTGTGTGCTGTGATGGATCCTCCACACTGGACACAGCCAAGCTTTGCATTGCCTGCCTGATTTTTACGAGCTGCTAGTTTATCGTGTGGCTATTTTGCATTGTCTGCAGTCAGTATTTGCTATACTCTTGTGCTATTTGATAGAACCAAGtacatgttttttatttgctaTACTCTTGTGCTGTTTTTGAGATGTTCTTGTTACAATTAGGGATAGGCAAGGTTTGGATACAATTGTGATAGAATCAAGTACATGTTTTTCTATAACTTACCGCTTGTAAATACCTTGTTCTTACATTGGCATTgttgtttatatataatacCGCTAGCTTAGTCTAGAGGAATCATTTCATAGACCTCTTGATCATTCACCTCATAAGTTGAAATGGTATGCGTTTGTTCAATTAATTTCCCGTTGCCATTCACTATCTGCATCTcctgacaccatttgttctAACCTCCCTCAAATTACATTTTGAGCATGCACCTCATCATCTGGATGAATCAACGatgggattttctttttcttctttatttggCTATCGATATCGAAATGAAGTCGAGCATAATAGATGGTTTGCTATTGCCTGCTTGGTTTTGAGGGGACTTGGATTCTGATGAGGGATGATGATCTGGGATCACGCAAGTAAACAATGAGAAACATCTCGGAAAAGATGGTATACCTGAGTTCAAGGGGGTCTTGCCCAGATGCAGATGTAGAGAAAGACAATCGAAGTCGATTGCAGAGGTTTTCAATCTGGAAGCGAAAGTTCGGCATGGGAAATAAGAGCCGGTCTCGATAGCCAAAGAGACTGCCTGCATGAGTATGCCATTGCAGGGGGCAGCTTTTTACAGATCCCTTCATGAAGTTGCAGGCTGCAGGCAAGTCATCCTTGGCTACAGTACATGACTCTCCATTCCCATGTTGAAcctttccttccttcctcATAAATCAGGTAGAATTAAAGCCTCTCCTCGTATGTTGAAGGCGAGAGTGCAGTCCATTCCTTTTGAAGCAAAAGGAGACATTaggtatgtatgtatgtatgtatgttttCATTGGAGTTTGGGTTATAAGTTAAAATTAGGAGCAGCCCCACCCACAACAATATACTGCACTCTACACTCACCGAGGTTTCTGTCTCGGAATATATTCTGTATAATTCGACTTACAAAATTTGTGTTGGCTATTTCTATAGATCAAACCCCTCCCCAACACCTATTCTCAGAGAATCTTTTTATGCGTCACCGTAGAGGACACTTCATTCTTTGtcctcattttcttcaacatacaatatgcacaACATTGTGTGTTTAGCTGAGATATACTTAGCTAAATAAAGAatgcttattttattaaagacaGGGAAAGATGAACAAACACGTGTATTCTAGTTAGTAtgaaaaatgaactttttcGGTATAATTTAGAAGTAGACTTGTGTATGCAAGAGTAATACTTGGGTGcatctttctccttccttctttGCTGGAAGAGAAATAATTTAGTACCCCTTTTTTAACTCTCTTTCTCTAATGCCGATCATCCCTTCAACTCTTCTGCAACTCGTTGACTTTGGCAATCTTCAGCTTCTCTGAGTTTGCTTCTCACTAACATTTTTACCAGAAAAGTTAAAGTTGAGAAAGAAGATTGCCAAAGTCGAGCTCAAAGTTAAAATTGAgaaggaagatgaagagaatAAGGGATTTCTGTTGGAAAACTCTTCATGGATattgtgaaaataataataatgtctATACATTCATATGTACTTTCGTTTTCTATGTGGTTAAGCACCATATAAAGTGgtagaatagaatagaatatgtCATTTCATGCTTTGATATCAATGAATCTTTAttgttcttaattatttaGGCAGCAGCTTTGATGTGTAAAGGAAGATGAACTTTCTTTGTCAATTTAGATTTTTGCTGATGATTGATTTTGTAGGTGGAAAACAGAGTCAATATCACACATGTATTTGAAATGATACTCAcacttttagaaaaagaaatggataaataagaagaaaaatcacTTTTATCATCAACCTGAACTACCTCctccattttcatcattttaagaatattttactCTTATCAATAATTGGGTCAAACTCGAGCGTAGGACTGAGTTTCACGATGATAAAAGCTTTCCCAATTTAAAGATTTTCTATATGATTCACGTCTGAAGTAGATTAGGACTCGTAAAGATTGTATAGTGaccccaaaataaaaatgttacaTTTATATGAGATAACGGTGAAAGTAGGTAACTTGCGATGTATAGCGTTTTTGTTCAAACTCCAAAAAAGAAGGAGCTTGGTGTTTGTGGGACTAAACACTCGAGGGAGGAAAATGGACAACTTTTTGcatcattatttgtttttgttgcaCCTTTTTATGAagaattggaaagaaaaatggagggaaaacaattttattttaattttttttggttgaggaGACTTAGTCAAATCACTTCTTTTAAGGACATGTTTATCATCATTAATATCCTACCCAACTAAGGTCATTTTCAAATGGTTGGACTATATTTTCATGATTATCACCTTTCATTTTCAAGCAATAATCAAGTTAATTAGACCAACAaagaaacataatttaatataaaaaaaaaatatagtcatTCAAGATTCGAGATGACTTTAGGATTTTCCTACATTAGGATCATGTTATCTACTTCTAGCTTCTTAAGAGTAAGACTATTCCCACATACcaacaataatttttctaacattttttgttctcactACTAAGAGATCCTCCCgtaaataattagtttagGGTTTGTTTGGTAAAGATAGAAAGTCAAAAGGAAGAGATGTGAATGGACCCATTTATGTTGGTGATTAGGCATCAAAAGAAGAGTCTCTCACATGCCTGCAATGTGCTATCACTCTCCTCTAACCTAAGTGGGCCTCCCTCTTCACCCCATCTCCCCATCTAATCCCCATCATTTTCATACTTCCTTTACCCTCCCAACACTTCCAATCAAATACAATACTAATATTGATCCATGTCTACCTCGTTTATTTTGGTCAATGACATTAATCATCACGGCAAATTTTATGTAATCTTCATTGTCAATGATCAAGACAACGCTCATGATCTCAATGTACCCACTTGAATAGCTAAAAACACAACCACATACTGAacggatcaaaagaaggaaaatgtgGACAATGTTATTGTGACTAAAGAAACGAAAggtagaataaaaaaataaaaataaaaattataaagagaataataaaatgaaataaaaaaatggaataataaaataggGTTGGGACAGGCATTATTCGAAAATTCCATTGGTTATATAAAACTAAGGAATGCAATGGGCAGTGGTGCTTTTAGGTGAACCAAATCTCAATCAAAAGATAACATAGAAAAGCACACTTTTAGGAGTCAAACTTTTATTcctattttatgtttttttttttctcttctttaataattattgacGAAAAAGaccaccaaaaaaataataataaataaacaaatgtcagtggtttctacaccttttgAGTATGCGATTCTTCCTACCACtcactcttctttttcttcttcttcttttccttttccttttttttttttttttttttttttttttttttttttttttttttttNttaaaaaaaaaaaaaaaaaaaaaaaccactcGACAGCATCTTATTGCTTTTCTTACTATATTAAtaaccatttttgttttgggtttttaTTTGGTGAGTAGGAAAAAGCAAGGCATAGAGATAGGTATTGTCACATTCCATCAATGGACCACATTTTTCAAACATGTCCCTCACCCAGAATctcatttcaatttctcatatAAACATTATGATGATATACCAATCGAgagacataaaaaaaattagaagttaAATCATCTTGAGTCAGgaccttttttaaaatagagatTAATCAAAAGTCGGGACCTTTTTTTCCATGCTGCATAGAAaagttatatgctatttaaGTCGTTGTGTTGTCTTTTGTTGGTAGATGTATAGCATTACTTTGAATATTTCTCTTTCAATCTTGGTTTCAAACTCTCTTTGTACCCGTTTTTTTAGACCTTCTTCTCAAAATAAAGTTAGAAGCTTGAGCATATGTTGCTTGGTCATAAACGATGCGATCTTAAGTTAGCTTGGCTCACTCAATACTGGGGTGAGTGACACGCAACCGCagccaagaacaagaaaaaatggaagggtGACAgttgataaatatatatatatatatatatacacccGCAATAGAGTTGTACAGTTTTTGTGGTACCAATTACAAAATTCCCAAAAATGACAGAGGAAGTatacaacaaaaacaagacGTCAAGATTGGTACACAGCGCAGCACTAAGCCAAAAGCCAAAAGCCAATAGCCAATAGCCAATAGCCAATAGCCAATAGCCAATAGCCAATAGCCAAGAGCAGCCTCTTCCCTTTTGTGGGCTCTATAAATTCTTCTTCACgcttccattttctcattccctctctctctgcaaaatatatatatatatataaaaacttcATCTTTGTTCCCCCTTCAACTGCTTGACAATGGCAACCTtccctcctcttcttcttcctcttgcTGTTTTTGTGCTCTCAAATCTGTTGGTCCCCATAACTCCCAACTCAGAAGGTAATCAACCTACCCCTTCAAATAAACTAAACTCCTTTTTTCTTGAACTAATGATGGGGCAGTGCTTGGATGAACATAGGGGATGCTTTGTACGCCTTGAGGAGATCAGTGAAGGATCCAAACAATGTGTTACAGAGCTGGGATCCAACTCTTGTTGATCCTTGTACTTGGTTCCATGTCACTTGTGACTCTGCTAACCGCGTCACTCGCCTGtaaatatcttctttttctccacTTTCTCCCAAGCCCTTTTTGTGTTCCAACTCTTTTGACACACATGTCCTGTTTGTGTTGCAGCGATCTTGGAAACGCAAAGTTGTCTGGCAACTTGGTTCCTGAGTTGGGGAATCTCGACCACCTTCAATATTTGTGAGTAACATCTTCTTGTTCATTCACTTATGTTCCAACACacaaatttgaattagattagcAGAGATTTGGGGAGAAGAAAAGGGTAAGTGATGGGAAAGTTGGAGGGTTCATTTAAGAATGAGTCACCAACTCCAATTCCCAAGTCAATCAAACACTACAAGGatcataatgaaaatgaaaaaaaattgggtttgGTGATTCTTTCTTGAAAACTTATTTATTGCAAACTTTAATGTGGGATTGGGCGTTGGGTCTGGTTGTTGCAGGGAAttgtacatgaatgaattggTGGGTCCAATTCCAAAGGAGATCGGACGGCTGAAGAGCCTCATCAGCTTAGATCTCTACCACAACAACCTCACTGGCCCCATTCCTCCTTCCCTCTCCAACCTCTCCAATCTCAACTTCCTGTCAGTCTTCTCTTTCATAAATGTGCCTCTTTCTTTGGTCTTTCATACTCATATTTGAAGAAGGTTTAGGAGCTAAACTAGTTTAATTTGACCTTTATGAATGATCCTCAACTGTTCATGTGAAACTACAGGAGATTGAATGGGAACAGGCTCACTGGGAAAATACCAAGGCAACTCACCAAACTCGGCAGCCTCAAAATCATGTGAGTACATTAAATCTTTTCATGTTGTCTCTGTCTTGCATTCATCACAAGCAGCCTGTGATGATCTAACAATTCCATCTTCACAGCGATGTGTCAGATAACGATCTGTGCGGGACGATCCCAATATCAGGTTCCTTCTCCAAGTGCTCAGAGGAAAGGTGATCGATCGAATTGATTGGTTTATAAGATGATCCATTTGCTTTGTATAGATGTTTGCTTCATTTTCGTTTCACGGTTTTGATTGATGCAGTTTCAAGAACAACCCGAGATTGGAAGGGCCAGAACTAATGGGGTTTGTGAGATATGAAAATGGAGGAACCTGCTGATGTTTGACTTAATGTGCCTCAGCTAAAAGGGGAGAGAGGATTCTGTATTGTAAAAATAGTATCACTTAGTATTCCATATCAAAAGACTGTAATGCTTACTTTTGGGAGGTCATTCTGGTTAGTAGTTTGCTTTCTAAATCATCCAGGCAGATGTTTGAGGTCTTGACCAATATTGGAAACAGGAGCCTGCAGATTCTAggctaaataaaaaaaatatatacttaaGGAATTTTGTAGCTCAACAGTGCAGAAACCACTCGTTGCCAAATAAGAGCAAGCCAACCTAACCATAGCTACGTAATAA is part of the Cucurbita pepo subsp. pepo cultivar mu-cu-16 chromosome LG12, ASM280686v2, whole genome shotgun sequence genome and harbors:
- the LOC111806522 gene encoding uncharacterized protein LOC111806522, translated to MAAVTDSLEQSFRTFSLNHRLVSAPPSAGVRRSSSSSSSADQRHLSLNQHHRFDTTLELNSHISLPPFWEQCLDLKTGEVYYRNCRTGMRVTEDPRTAEAHSRDLYSEDDDDNDADESSSDDGSEESCSSSSYGASRQQYPPGKEEDVLVVAGCKRCFMYFMVPKQVEDCPKCSSSRLVHFDRSEDSNGFP
- the LOC111806333 gene encoding GSH-induced LITAF domain protein — protein: MSKNDEPVVGIPFYVGNNAYQAGQIPPNAIFGHPQGVPIHQTMYRDTPAPYCCVYCGNSGLTSIRSKISLAAVVGCMMPFMLGVCFLCPSMDCLWHKYHYCPSCKEKVGDFEKSDVCAVMDPPHWTQPSFALPA
- the LOC111806740 gene encoding leucine-rich repeat protein 1-like — protein: MATFPPLLLPLAVFVLSNLLVPITPNSEGDALYALRRSVKDPNNVLQSWDPTLVDPCTWFHVTCDSANRVTRLDLGNAKLSGNLVPELGNLDHLQYLELYMNELVGPIPKEIGRLKSLISLDLYHNNLTGPIPPSLSNLSNLNFLRLNGNRLTGKIPRQLTKLGSLKIIDVSDNDLCGTIPISGSFSKCSEESFKNNPRLEGPELMGFVRYENGGTC